One Aliidongia dinghuensis genomic region harbors:
- a CDS encoding methyl-accepting chemotaxis protein: MFRLNNLSIRTILGLVIGTMGLLLVIASAVALSDAVERSANAHRVETASLTSRHLFKALINMRNERGAEISGLLGDAPVSSTTEADIAKLRAATEQGYADGLKALQDLALPELADPIARLVSSHDAVAALRPKVDAAIHQPKSARDAQLVQDWPKITQALLDGILGASDPLEASLKLVDPVVDHYLSVKRAAWATRLNLGLAALLTQSAVASNQSLSPADALAWYQDTARASAAWVVVTEAAARKDAPPALVVAVTKANGNFSGSIYDGQKALVDALAAGQKATMPIDDLRRLNTEYTGYAVDVLNVALDQMVARADPEAGLATRTLVLDGLLLLVAVGLAAAGFVIVRRRVSGPILELTATIDRLAQQDFAVEIPEKTRDDEIGRMQQALILLRENGRQHELAVAARIEEQAAASRRAAAIETLCRSFDGQVGASLAAVGQATARLMASSEAMTTAAGRSAAETGTVASAAHEASAGVNTVAAAAEQLSSSIAEISRQMSQSTAISNDAMDKAGKTDTTIAGLAAASQKIGEIVTLISSIASQTNLLALNATIEAARAGEAGKGFAVVASEVKSLANQTARATEDITQQISQIQGMTHDAVEGVRAISEVIREMGGITAGIAAAVEEQGAATSEIARNVQEVARAADQISASINGVSASVDQASTVAGEVGEAAHAMGTEADVLKGDVAGFLDQIRAA; the protein is encoded by the coding sequence ATGTTCCGCCTCAACAATCTGTCGATCCGCACGATCCTTGGCCTCGTCATCGGCACCATGGGATTGCTGCTGGTCATCGCGAGCGCCGTGGCGCTCTCGGATGCGGTCGAGCGGAGCGCCAACGCCCATCGGGTCGAAACGGCGAGCCTCACTTCCCGGCATCTGTTCAAGGCGCTCATCAATATGCGCAACGAGCGCGGCGCTGAGATCAGCGGCTTGCTTGGCGATGCCCCGGTCAGCAGCACGACCGAGGCCGATATCGCCAAGCTGCGCGCCGCGACCGAGCAAGGCTATGCCGACGGTCTCAAGGCGCTGCAGGACCTGGCCCTGCCCGAGCTTGCCGACCCGATCGCCCGGCTCGTCTCAAGCCACGACGCCGTGGCCGCCTTGCGGCCCAAGGTCGACGCCGCGATCCATCAGCCGAAATCCGCGCGGGATGCCCAGCTCGTGCAGGATTGGCCGAAAATCACGCAGGCCCTGCTCGACGGCATTCTCGGCGCCAGCGATCCGCTCGAGGCGTCCTTGAAGCTGGTCGATCCGGTGGTCGACCACTATCTGTCGGTCAAGCGCGCCGCCTGGGCGACCCGGCTCAATCTCGGTCTGGCAGCGCTGCTGACGCAATCGGCGGTGGCCTCGAACCAGAGCCTGTCGCCGGCCGACGCGCTCGCCTGGTACCAGGACACGGCGCGCGCATCGGCCGCCTGGGTCGTCGTAACCGAGGCCGCGGCGCGCAAGGATGCGCCGCCGGCACTGGTCGTGGCCGTGACCAAGGCGAACGGCAATTTCTCCGGCTCGATTTACGACGGCCAGAAGGCGCTGGTCGATGCGCTTGCCGCCGGGCAGAAAGCGACCATGCCGATCGATGATCTGCGCAGGCTCAACACCGAATACACGGGCTATGCGGTCGACGTGCTGAACGTGGCGCTCGACCAGATGGTGGCGCGGGCGGATCCCGAGGCTGGACTGGCGACGCGCACCCTGGTGCTGGACGGGCTGTTGCTGCTGGTTGCGGTCGGGCTGGCGGCGGCCGGGTTCGTGATCGTGCGTCGGCGGGTGAGCGGGCCGATCCTTGAGCTGACCGCAACCATCGACCGGCTGGCCCAGCAGGATTTCGCGGTCGAGATCCCGGAAAAGACGCGCGATGATGAGATCGGCCGCATGCAGCAGGCGCTCATCCTGCTGCGCGAGAACGGCCGCCAGCACGAGCTTGCCGTCGCGGCCCGGATCGAGGAGCAGGCGGCAGCATCCCGGCGCGCCGCGGCGATCGAGACGCTGTGCCGCAGTTTCGACGGCCAGGTCGGTGCCAGCCTGGCCGCGGTCGGCCAGGCGACGGCGCGGCTCATGGCCTCGTCGGAGGCGATGACGACGGCCGCCGGCCGCTCGGCCGCCGAGACCGGGACGGTCGCCTCCGCGGCGCACGAGGCCTCGGCCGGCGTCAACACGGTCGCGGCCGCGGCCGAGCAACTGTCGAGCTCGATCGCCGAGATCAGCCGGCAGATGAGCCAGTCGACCGCGATCTCGAACGACGCCATGGACAAGGCCGGCAAGACCGACACGACGATCGCCGGCCTGGCGGCGGCCAGCCAGAAGATCGGCGAGATCGTGACGCTGATCAGCAGCATCGCGAGCCAGACCAACTTGCTGGCCTTGAACGCCACGATCGAGGCGGCGCGGGCCGGCGAGGCCGGCAAGGGCTTCGCCGTCGTGGCCTCGGAGGTGAAAAGCCTTGCCAACCAGACGGCGCGGGCGACCGAGGACATCACCCAGCAGATCAGCCAGATCCAGGGCATGACCCATGACGCGGTCGAGGGCGTGCGCGCGATTTCGGAAGTGATCCGCGAGATGGGCGGCATCACCGCCGGCATCGCGGCCGCGGTCGAGGAGCAGGGGGCGGCCACGAGCGAGATCGCCCGCAATGTCCAGGAGGTGGCGCGTGCGGCCGACCAGATCTCGGCCAGCATCAACGGCGTCTCCGCCTCGGTCGACCAGGCGAGCACCGTCGCGGGCGAGGTCGGCGAAGCGGCCCACGCCATGGGCACCGAGGCCGATGTCTTGAAGGGCGACGTCGCGGGATTCCTCGACCAGATCCGCGCCGCCTGA
- the crcB gene encoding fluoride efflux transporter CrcB, with product MQTYAWVALGGAIGSMARFWMANVVAVLTGPAFPWGTLGINIIGSFVIGLVASLTGPDGSYDVPSDARIFLMVGICGGFTTFSSFSLQTLVLLQAGEFLRAGGYILGSVALCLIFVWVGYVLGITR from the coding sequence ATTCAAACCTACGCCTGGGTGGCGCTCGGCGGCGCCATCGGCAGCATGGCCCGTTTCTGGATGGCGAACGTGGTCGCGGTCCTGACCGGGCCGGCCTTTCCCTGGGGCACGCTCGGCATCAACATCATCGGCTCGTTCGTGATCGGCCTCGTCGCGTCGCTGACCGGGCCGGACGGAAGCTACGACGTGCCGTCGGACGCGCGCATCTTCCTGATGGTCGGGATCTGCGGCGGCTTCACCACCTTCTCGTCCTTCAGCCTGCAGACCCTGGTGCTGCTGCAGGCCGGCGAATTCCTGCGTGCCGGCGGCTACATCCTGGGCTCGGTGGCGCTGTGCCTGATCTTCGTCTGGGTCGGCTACGTGCTGGGCATCACCCGCTGA
- the rclC gene encoding reactive chlorine resistance membrane protein RclC, producing the protein MRSLVDTVLARLGASDRLGLALMRVAVAVIFLWIGALKFVPYEADSITPFVANNPVMSLFYKHPDQYRAHLTREGQLVPAERAWQTENNTYGFSTGLGVVELTIGTLVLLDPISVPLGFLGALLAFLTPFVTLSFLVTTPEAWVPALGDAEHGFPYLSGAGRLVLKDTAILAGGLLILADSARSLRRKLAARSQKRGAVETKGVTVAAE; encoded by the coding sequence ATGCGCTCCCTTGTCGACACTGTGCTGGCCCGTCTCGGGGCCAGCGACCGCCTGGGCCTCGCCCTCATGCGCGTTGCCGTCGCGGTCATCTTCCTGTGGATCGGCGCCTTGAAGTTCGTGCCGTACGAGGCCGACAGCATCACGCCGTTCGTCGCCAACAACCCGGTCATGTCGCTGTTCTACAAGCATCCCGACCAGTATCGGGCGCATCTGACCCGCGAGGGCCAGCTGGTGCCGGCCGAGCGCGCCTGGCAGACCGAGAACAACACCTACGGCTTCTCCACCGGCTTGGGCGTCGTTGAACTGACCATCGGTACGCTGGTGCTGCTTGACCCGATCTCGGTGCCGCTGGGCTTCCTGGGCGCGCTCTTGGCGTTCCTGACGCCGTTCGTCACGCTCTCGTTCCTGGTGACGACGCCCGAAGCCTGGGTCCCGGCGCTGGGCGACGCGGAGCATGGCTTCCCCTATCTCTCCGGCGCCGGCCGGCTGGTGCTGAAGGATACGGCGATCCTGGCGGGCGGCCTGCTCATCCTGGCGGACTCGGCCCGCTCGCTCAGGCGGAAGCTCGCCGCCCGGTCACAGAAGCGAGGGGCGGTCGAGACGAAAGGGGTGACGGTGGCAGCCGAATGA
- a CDS encoding carboxymuconolactone decarboxylase family protein yields the protein MSMLDWNTYRQQLTVKVGEIAKLSPDTIKGYQALSAAGQKTDLLGAKTRELISLAVAVAIRCDGCITVHTKAAIDQGATREEIAEALGVATAINAGAGIVYSARVLDAYAQATNA from the coding sequence ATGTCCATGCTCGATTGGAACACCTATCGCCAGCAGCTGACCGTCAAGGTCGGCGAGATCGCCAAGCTCAGCCCGGACACGATCAAGGGCTATCAGGCACTGAGCGCCGCCGGCCAGAAGACCGACTTGCTCGGCGCCAAGACGCGGGAGCTGATCTCGCTCGCGGTTGCGGTCGCGATCCGCTGCGACGGCTGTATCACGGTGCACACCAAGGCGGCGATCGACCAGGGGGCGACCCGCGAGGAGATCGCCGAGGCCTTGGGGGTCGCGACCGCGATCAATGCCGGCGCCGGCATCGTCTATTCGGCCCGCGTGCTCGACGCCTACGCCCAGGCGACCAACGCCTGA
- a CDS encoding SGNH/GDSL hydrolase family protein yields the protein MTFLPSLGGGRVVEGSRTRRHFVAPVLALVAATAIGTSASRPAAADAIRLATSPLAQPAAALPHVAARLAHRAPITIVAFGSSSTEGIGASSPSHAYPARLEADLAALVPAGEAVTVVNRGIGGEDADDMLARLQKDVIQRKPDLVIWQTGTNDPLRKVPLDRFETLTRDGIARMRAAGIDVVLMEPQDCRMMRATPGAFAFRDAVRRIGADTAVPVVRRYDLMHRWLAEGKVTETQLMAGDGLHMADAGYEQLAAEVARELLADARRPAAAAAQAPDEARRATLQP from the coding sequence ATGACGTTCCTCCCAAGCCTTGGCGGCGGTCGGGTGGTCGAAGGATCCCGGACCCGCCGCCATTTTGTTGCCCCCGTCCTCGCCCTCGTGGCCGCGACGGCGATCGGTACCAGCGCAAGTCGCCCGGCGGCGGCCGACGCCATCCGGCTCGCGACCTCGCCGCTGGCGCAGCCGGCAGCCGCCTTGCCGCATGTCGCGGCCCGTCTCGCCCATCGCGCGCCGATCACCATCGTCGCGTTCGGCTCCTCCTCGACCGAGGGCATCGGCGCCAGCTCGCCGAGCCATGCCTATCCGGCACGGCTCGAGGCGGACCTGGCGGCCCTGGTGCCGGCGGGCGAGGCCGTCACCGTGGTCAATCGCGGCATCGGCGGCGAGGATGCCGACGACATGCTGGCCCGCCTGCAGAAGGACGTGATCCAGCGCAAGCCCGACCTGGTCATCTGGCAGACCGGCACGAACGATCCGCTCCGCAAGGTGCCGCTCGACCGGTTCGAGACGCTGACCCGCGACGGCATCGCCCGCATGCGGGCGGCCGGCATCGATGTCGTGCTGATGGAGCCGCAGGATTGCCGGATGATGCGCGCGACGCCCGGCGCCTTTGCGTTTCGTGACGCGGTCCGCCGCATCGGCGCGGACACGGCGGTGCCCGTCGTGCGCCGCTACGACCTGATGCATCGCTGGCTTGCCGAGGGCAAGGTGACCGAGACGCAGCTCATGGCGGGCGACGGCCTGCACATGGCGGACGCGGGCTATGAGCAGCTGGCGGCCGAGGTCGCGCGCGAGCTCCTGGCCGATGCCCGCCGTCCGGCCGCCGCCGCGGCGCAGGCCCCTGACGAGGCGAGACGCGCAACGTTGCAGCCGTGA
- a CDS encoding spermidine synthase: protein MMQLLFGVTLFTGAALLFWIQLVVSKMLLPVLGGSAAVWNTCMVFFQVALLLGYLYAHGSIRRLSGRFMVFLHPVLLLAAASLLPVSVAGLGDPPDDANPIPWLLRALVITVGPPFVVLAGTAPLLQAWFARLGTRSSRDPYFLYAASNLGSLVALASYPTLIEPHLSLVDQNRGWTAAYLLLTVLTALSAGVVWHKERVQPAAGVKPTDVDSTVTEAAPGTVPALLRLRWIVLAFVPSSLLLGVTTHLTTDVAAAPLFWVIPLMLYLLSFVLAFQRVVALPEWLTSQAQALLMVALAVTLLTQQSGEAMPLFVLHLAAFFVTALLCHQEVARLRPPVAQLTEFYLLVSVGGALGGIFNALLAPVVFTGVAEYPLVLVLACLLRPGLRLRRDWLWQAAGDALLPVALLLFVVGVPRYTGLDWTDGNSTITLILVILLALVVFGFAARPIRFGLGIAALLLGSTLGADSDQLLKHVRNFYGVLKVVAQEQPPLHVLFHGTTTHGAQSLDPARRLQPLSYYHPDGPLGQLFDTVGGSSVTANVAVVGLGTGTVACYAHTGEHWTFFEINPAVVSIARDPSLFTFVKDCPAAPAIVLGDARRSLAAAPDGAYGMIILDAFTSDAIPIHLMTREAVRLYLAKLRPGGLIVFHISNRYLDLAPVLADIAGSLGLAARHWSDEDSTDDADDDAASASSGEASTDEKDASEWVVVARAPQDLAAIADDNRWQALKPAAGRRVWTDDYSDLIGALAH from the coding sequence ATGATGCAGCTCTTGTTCGGCGTCACGCTCTTCACGGGCGCGGCACTTCTCTTCTGGATCCAGCTCGTCGTGTCGAAGATGCTGCTGCCGGTACTGGGCGGCAGTGCAGCGGTCTGGAACACCTGCATGGTGTTCTTCCAGGTCGCCCTGCTGCTGGGCTACCTCTATGCGCACGGCAGCATCCGCCGGCTCAGCGGCCGATTCATGGTCTTCCTCCATCCGGTCCTGCTCTTGGCCGCCGCTTCGTTGCTGCCGGTCTCCGTCGCCGGGCTCGGCGACCCGCCTGATGATGCCAACCCGATCCCGTGGCTGCTGCGCGCGCTCGTCATCACGGTGGGGCCGCCGTTCGTGGTGCTGGCCGGGACGGCGCCGCTGCTGCAGGCCTGGTTCGCGCGGCTCGGCACACGGTCGTCGCGCGATCCCTACTTCCTTTATGCCGCGAGCAATCTCGGCAGCCTCGTGGCCCTCGCGTCATATCCGACGCTCATCGAGCCGCATCTCTCTCTGGTCGATCAGAACCGCGGCTGGACCGCAGCCTATCTGCTGTTGACCGTGCTCACCGCGCTCTCAGCCGGTGTCGTCTGGCACAAGGAACGTGTCCAGCCCGCCGCCGGCGTTAAGCCGACCGACGTCGACTCGACCGTAACCGAGGCCGCGCCCGGGACGGTGCCGGCACTCCTCCGGCTGCGCTGGATCGTGCTTGCCTTCGTGCCGTCGAGCCTGCTCCTGGGCGTCACGACGCATCTCACGACCGACGTCGCGGCGGCGCCGCTGTTCTGGGTCATTCCGCTGATGCTCTATCTTTTGAGCTTCGTGCTGGCGTTTCAGCGGGTCGTGGCACTGCCGGAGTGGCTGACGAGCCAGGCGCAGGCGCTGTTGATGGTGGCGCTTGCGGTGACGCTCCTCACCCAGCAGAGCGGCGAGGCCATGCCGCTCTTCGTCCTGCATCTCGCGGCCTTCTTCGTGACGGCATTGCTCTGTCATCAGGAAGTGGCCCGTCTGCGGCCACCGGTCGCGCAATTGACCGAATTCTATCTCCTGGTGTCGGTCGGCGGGGCGCTCGGCGGCATCTTCAATGCGCTTCTGGCGCCCGTCGTCTTCACCGGCGTCGCCGAATATCCGCTGGTATTGGTGCTGGCCTGCCTGCTGCGGCCTGGTCTCCGGCTGCGGCGTGACTGGCTCTGGCAGGCGGCGGGCGACGCGCTGCTGCCGGTGGCGCTGCTGCTGTTCGTGGTGGGCGTGCCGCGCTACACCGGGCTCGACTGGACGGACGGCAACAGCACGATAACGCTCATTCTCGTGATCCTGCTGGCGCTCGTCGTCTTCGGCTTTGCGGCGCGGCCGATCCGCTTCGGCCTCGGCATCGCGGCGCTGCTCCTCGGAAGCACGCTCGGCGCGGACAGCGATCAGCTGCTGAAGCACGTGCGCAATTTCTACGGCGTGCTCAAGGTCGTGGCGCAAGAGCAGCCGCCGCTGCACGTGCTGTTCCACGGCACCACGACGCACGGCGCCCAGAGCCTGGACCCGGCCCGCCGCCTGCAGCCCTTGAGCTACTATCATCCGGACGGGCCGCTGGGTCAGCTGTTCGATACGGTCGGCGGCAGCTCGGTCACCGCGAATGTCGCGGTCGTGGGCCTCGGCACCGGTACCGTCGCCTGCTACGCCCATACGGGCGAACATTGGACCTTCTTCGAGATCAACCCGGCGGTGGTTTCGATCGCCCGCGACCCGTCGCTCTTCACGTTCGTCAAGGATTGTCCCGCCGCGCCCGCGATCGTGCTGGGTGATGCGCGCCGGTCGCTGGCGGCGGCGCCCGACGGCGCCTACGGCATGATCATCCTCGACGCCTTCACCTCGGACGCGATCCCGATCCATCTGATGACGCGCGAGGCGGTGCGGCTCTATCTCGCCAAGCTCAGGCCGGGCGGGCTCATCGTGTTCCATATCTCCAACCGCTATCTCGATCTGGCGCCGGTGCTGGCCGACATCGCGGGCTCGCTCGGCCTCGCCGCGCGCCACTGGTCCGACGAGGACAGCACCGACGACGCCGACGACGACGCGGCGTCCGCTTCGTCCGGCGAGGCCTCGACGGACGAGAAGGACGCGTCCGAATGGGTCGTCGTCGCGCGGGCGCCGCAGGACCTGGCCGCCATCGCGGACGACAATCGGTGGCAGGCGCTCAAGCCGGCCGCCGGCCGGCGCGTCTGGACCGACGATTACTCCGACCTAATCGGAGCGCTCGCCCATTGA
- a CDS encoding OpgC family protein — protein sequence MGSPRILVRRDPRVDLLRGIALLTIFVDHVPGNLLGYLTFRNFGFSDAAELFVVLAGFSSMMAYGSCFERDGTMPGLRRIGARCLRLYLVQMGLLVATLGIVWAWGRRFGLDISPIQPILDRGMRSGMTHGLILEALPAYLDILPLYIVLIGVFPVVYLLMRRNPIAALGLSAGLWLLTNLHPALNLPNTVYQRRWFLDPFAWQFLFAIGIGLAMVMRRRDGRLPTVPGLSAAAWAYLLFALLVAAPWHTWGLWDVQFIAVPLTDKTVLAPFRLINILAVLYLALTSGWFRALAERPLVKPVIACGKHSLEVFAVGTLLSLIGRLSFETFGTPLWLQIAVNGIGFLVLFRLGRLLEAGRTASRPAQPVSRIHLSH from the coding sequence ATGGGTTCGCCGAGGATTCTCGTACGCCGGGATCCGCGCGTCGATCTGTTGCGCGGCATCGCGCTGCTGACGATCTTCGTCGATCACGTGCCGGGCAACCTACTCGGGTATCTGACGTTCCGTAATTTCGGGTTCAGCGACGCGGCCGAGCTGTTCGTCGTGCTCGCCGGCTTTTCCTCGATGATGGCCTACGGCAGCTGTTTCGAGCGCGACGGCACCATGCCGGGGCTGCGCCGGATCGGCGCCCGCTGCCTCAGGCTCTACCTGGTCCAGATGGGGCTTCTGGTCGCGACGCTCGGCATCGTCTGGGCTTGGGGGCGGCGCTTCGGGCTCGACATCTCGCCGATCCAGCCGATTCTCGACCGCGGCATGCGCAGCGGCATGACCCACGGGCTGATCCTCGAGGCGCTGCCGGCCTATCTCGACATCCTGCCGCTCTATATCGTGCTGATCGGCGTGTTCCCCGTCGTCTATCTGCTGATGCGCAGGAACCCGATCGCCGCCCTCGGCCTGTCCGCCGGCTTGTGGCTGCTGACCAATCTCCACCCCGCGCTCAACCTGCCCAACACGGTCTATCAGCGGCGCTGGTTCCTCGATCCGTTCGCCTGGCAGTTCCTGTTCGCGATCGGCATCGGGCTCGCCATGGTGATGCGCCGGCGCGACGGCCGCCTGCCGACCGTTCCGGGCCTCAGCGCCGCCGCCTGGGCCTACCTGCTGTTCGCGCTGCTGGTCGCCGCCCCCTGGCACACCTGGGGCCTGTGGGACGTCCAGTTCATCGCGGTGCCGCTGACCGACAAGACCGTGCTGGCACCGTTCCGGCTCATCAACATCTTGGCCGTCCTCTATCTGGCGCTCACCTCGGGCTGGTTCCGGGCTTTGGCCGAGCGGCCGCTGGTGAAGCCGGTCATCGCCTGCGGCAAGCATTCGCTCGAGGTGTTCGCCGTCGGCACGCTTCTGTCGCTGATTGGGCGCCTGTCGTTCGAGACCTTCGGCACGCCGCTCTGGCTGCAGATCGCGGTGAACGGCATCGGCTTCCTGGTGTTGTTCCGGCTCGGCCGCCTGCTCGAGGCCGGCCGGACCGCATCTCGGCCCGCCCAGCCGGTTTCCCGTATCCATCTCAGCCACTGA
- a CDS encoding IlvD/Edd family dehydratase yields the protein MSKGLRKGLTSYGDAGFSLFLRKAFIKAMGYSDDALDRPIVGITNTYSDYNPCHGNVPVLIEAVKRGVMLAGGMPMVFPTISIHESFAHPTSMFLRNLMAIDTEEMIRAQPMDAVVVIGGCDKTLPAQIMAAASVDLPTVVVPVGPMVVGHHKGEELGACTDCRRLWSAYRAGEIDEAEIDTVNGRLAPSVGTCMVMGTASTMACVTETLGLSLPMSATIPAPHAERVRLAEASGKRAAEMAVTGGPKPSELLTPAAFRNAATVLQAIGGSTNGLIHLTAIAGRVGHALDFAEFDRLGREVPVLIDLKPSGQHYMEHFHHAGGLPRLLAQLGDRIDLDCRTVAGGTLREVAAAAEIVPGQDVIRSVQDPIKPEGSMAVLTGNLAPRGALIKHAAASPRLLQHTGRAVVFDSVEDLAARIDAPDLDVGPDDVLVLRNTGPKGAPGMPEAGYLPIPKKLGRQGVKDMVRISDARMSGTAFGTIVLHVTPESAVGGPLALVQTGDQIRLDVAARRIDLLVDEAELERRRAALPATAKPDWARRGYARLFHDSVLQADAGCDFDFLVDRDGAEEPA from the coding sequence ATGTCCAAGGGTCTGCGCAAGGGATTGACGAGCTACGGCGACGCGGGGTTCTCGCTGTTCCTGCGCAAGGCGTTCATCAAGGCCATGGGCTATTCCGACGATGCGCTCGACCGGCCGATCGTCGGCATCACCAATACCTACAGCGACTACAATCCGTGCCACGGCAATGTGCCCGTGCTGATCGAGGCGGTGAAGCGCGGCGTCATGCTGGCGGGCGGCATGCCGATGGTGTTCCCGACCATCTCGATCCACGAGAGCTTCGCGCACCCGACCTCGATGTTCCTGCGCAACCTCATGGCGATCGACACGGAGGAGATGATCCGCGCCCAGCCGATGGACGCGGTCGTGGTCATCGGCGGCTGCGACAAGACACTGCCGGCGCAGATCATGGCGGCGGCAAGCGTCGACCTGCCGACGGTCGTGGTGCCGGTCGGGCCGATGGTCGTCGGCCATCACAAGGGCGAGGAGCTTGGTGCCTGCACCGATTGCCGGCGGCTGTGGAGCGCCTATCGCGCCGGCGAGATCGACGAGGCCGAGATCGATACGGTGAACGGGCGCCTGGCCCCCTCGGTCGGCACCTGCATGGTCATGGGCACGGCCAGCACCATGGCCTGCGTGACCGAGACGCTGGGCCTCTCCCTGCCGATGAGCGCCACCATTCCGGCGCCCCATGCCGAGCGCGTGCGGCTCGCCGAGGCAAGCGGCAAGCGTGCCGCCGAAATGGCCGTCACGGGCGGGCCGAAGCCCAGCGAGCTCCTGACCCCGGCCGCGTTCCGCAACGCCGCGACCGTTCTGCAGGCGATCGGCGGCTCGACCAACGGCTTGATCCATCTGACGGCGATCGCCGGCCGCGTTGGCCATGCGCTCGATTTCGCCGAGTTCGATCGGCTCGGCCGCGAGGTGCCAGTGCTGATCGACCTGAAGCCCTCGGGCCAGCATTACATGGAGCATTTCCACCATGCCGGCGGCCTGCCGCGCCTCTTGGCACAGCTGGGCGACCGGATCGATCTCGACTGCCGGACCGTCGCCGGCGGCACGCTGCGCGAAGTGGCCGCCGCGGCCGAGATCGTGCCGGGCCAGGACGTGATCCGCTCGGTCCAGGACCCGATCAAGCCCGAGGGCTCGATGGCGGTGCTGACCGGCAACCTGGCGCCGCGCGGTGCGCTCATCAAGCATGCGGCCGCCTCGCCTCGGCTCCTGCAGCATACCGGCCGCGCGGTGGTGTTCGACTCGGTCGAGGACCTGGCGGCGCGCATCGACGCGCCCGATCTCGACGTCGGGCCCGACGACGTGCTGGTCCTGCGCAATACCGGCCCCAAGGGTGCGCCCGGCATGCCCGAGGCCGGCTACCTGCCGATCCCGAAGAAGCTCGGCCGCCAGGGCGTCAAGGACATGGTGCGCATCTCCGATGCCCGCATGAGCGGCACGGCATTCGGCACGATCGTGCTGCACGTGACGCCGGAATCGGCGGTTGGCGGACCGCTGGCGCTCGTGCAAACCGGCGATCAGATCCGGCTCGACGTCGCGGCCCGGCGCATCGACCTGCTGGTCGACGAGGCCGAGCTGGAGCGGCGCCGGGCGGCCCTGCCGGCAACGGCCAAGCCCGACTGGGCGCGGCGCGGCTATGCCCGGCTGTTCCACGACAGCGTGCTGCAGGCCGACGCGGGCTGCGACTTCGACTTCCTGGTTGACCGCGACGGGGCTGAGGAGCCGGCTTAG
- a CDS encoding AraC family transcriptional regulator yields the protein MTPSGSPDALSGLAPLLRVRPELESLCRFGAQWASPHEISTGGWAPFHLVARGSCGIEVAGLAPIPLEAGDVAVLPHGGAHSLRGPTTPASLQRAAALRLGHTGAILLKTNVEDEPDTEIVCGRLMFEQAHQNLILATLPPVIVLRARQDPDSDQLRQLMAAIRDELDGARPGAVAIATDLASALLVMVLRTYLAREPAHPGLLALLGQRQSARALAAMLEAPAHDWALDELAAHAGASRATLVRLFQKTAGMAPLAVLTELRLGLARHKLLAGTATLAAIAAEVGYQSESTFSRAFQRRFGIRPGEARRSGAAA from the coding sequence ATGACGCCGTCCGGATCGCCCGATGCCTTGAGCGGGCTCGCGCCGCTGCTGCGCGTCCGGCCGGAGCTCGAAAGCCTGTGCCGGTTCGGCGCGCAATGGGCCTCGCCGCACGAGATCTCGACCGGCGGCTGGGCACCGTTCCATCTGGTGGCGCGCGGAAGCTGCGGGATCGAGGTGGCCGGCCTCGCACCGATCCCGCTCGAGGCCGGCGATGTCGCCGTGCTGCCTCATGGCGGCGCCCACTCGCTACGCGGCCCGACGACGCCAGCAAGCCTCCAGCGGGCGGCCGCACTCCGGCTCGGCCATACCGGTGCGATCCTGCTCAAGACGAATGTCGAGGACGAGCCCGACACGGAAATCGTGTGCGGCCGGCTGATGTTCGAGCAGGCGCACCAGAACCTGATCCTGGCGACCCTGCCGCCGGTCATCGTGCTGCGCGCCCGGCAGGATCCGGACAGCGACCAGCTGCGGCAGCTGATGGCGGCGATCCGCGATGAGCTCGATGGAGCACGCCCGGGTGCCGTCGCGATTGCGACCGATCTCGCGAGCGCGCTCCTGGTCATGGTGCTGCGCACCTATCTGGCGCGCGAGCCCGCTCATCCGGGCCTGCTGGCGCTCCTGGGCCAGCGCCAGTCGGCGCGGGCGCTCGCCGCCATGCTCGAGGCGCCGGCGCACGACTGGGCGCTCGACGAGCTTGCGGCCCATGCGGGCGCCTCGCGCGCGACCCTGGTGCGCCTGTTTCAGAAGACTGCCGGCATGGCGCCGCTCGCCGTCCTGACCGAGCTCCGGCTCGGCCTCGCCCGGCACAAGCTCCTGGCCGGCACCGCGACCCTCGCCGCGATCGCGGCCGAGGTCGGCTATCAGTCGGAGAGCACGTTCAGCCGCGCCTTCCAGCGCCGCTTCGGCATCAGGCCGGGCGAGGCGCGCCGGTCGGGGGCGGCTGCCTAA